The Methanobrevibacter millerae genome includes the window AACTGATGATGGGGATATTGAGTTGATTTTTTTAATTCTATTATTTTCTTTATCAAATTCTATTTTTGCATAGCCAGTATCTCCGGTAAGTATTTTCCAAAATGCTCCAGGCCCAGCTATTGCTGGAAGTGCAATTGTTTCAGTTTCAACATCACCTATTTTTTCGTTTTCAACAAAACTGACTTCAGTGTTTAAACTTATGCTTTGAGGAACTGAGTTGTAGCTTATTTTATTTTTATAGTTAGCCATATTTCTTGCAGCACAAATTCCTTCCATTCTTGCTACTGGAGTTAATTGCCATCCTCCAGTAACATCGCCTGCAGCATATACATTGTCTCTGGATGTTTCCATAAAATCATTTACTTTTATTGTTTTGTCCGGATTAATGTCAACAAATCCTTCTGCAATTTCGGAATTAGGCACTCTTCCTGTTGCAAAAAATGGAACTCCTTCCAATTCATCACCATTTGTCAATATAACTTTGTTTTTGCTACATTCACTAATGTCGGTATGCTCTAAAACATTCACATCTTTCATGATATGTTTTAAAATATAATCTTTTGCATCTTCGTCAATCTCTTTTAGGAATTCACTTCTTACTATCACATTGACTTCACTGCCTAATGTTGAGAAGATGTTGGCAATTTCGCAGGCAATGATTCCTCCGCCAACAATATTTAGCTTTTCTGGAATATCATCTAATTTTAGAATGTCTTTATTTGTCAATCCATATTCGCTGCCTTTAACATCTGGAATGTGTGGTCTTGCTCCTGTAGCTATTAACAGATTGTCGTATTCAAGGCTTTCACCATTAACATTTACAGTATTTTCATCTATTGATGCTTCGCCATATATGACATTGTTTCCAACACTTTCATTTTCCATCTGATTTAATTTTCTCAGCAAGTCCTGTGTTTCTTTAATTTTTGAAACGATTTTTTCATAGCTAACATCAACTTGGCTTTTAATGAATCCATACTCGTTAAATCTTTTGTTGGAATCTATGAATTTAGAAATATCACTCAGTGCGCAAATAACCATGCATCCTTCATTTAAGCAGGTGCCTGCTATATGGTTTTTTTCAATTAGAGTAACATCTTCACCTAATTTGCCCAGTTCATAAGACCCTAATCTTCCGGCAGGGCCTGATCCTATAACAATATTTTTCACTTCATCACCTTTTAGATAATTTTATATAATATTTAATAGTATATTTATTTATTAATATAATTTAATTATTGGAGATGAAAAATATGTGTATTGCAGCACCCGCTCAAATTGTTAAAATTGATAGGGAAGCCAATGTTTTGTATGCTGATTTTGGTGGAGCAAGACAGGCTGCTAAAATGGATTTACTTCCTGATGTTGAAATTGGTGAGTATGTTTTAATCCATGCAGGTTATGCTATCGAAAAATTATCAGAAGAAGCTGCTAAAGAGTCTTTAGAAGCTTGGGAAGAATTATTGGAAATTCTTGAAGAAGAAGATAAAGAAATGGAAAAAGCAAGAATTGAAGCAGGATTGAATCAATAGATTGATACTCTATTGACACCTTTTATTTTTAAAAATTCATTAATTAACTCACCATTTATAGGTTCATTTGTTATTACTGTGAGGATAGGATACTTCTGAAGTTCACTGTCTTCAGCATAGGCCTGTCTTATGTTTATTCCATTGTTTGTAATTAAGTTTGTTGCAGCAGCAAGCACACCCTCATTGTCTGATCCAACTTCTATTTCTATTACTCCCAAATCTACTATTTTTGCAATGTTTTTAAGTAGGGTTCCTGCGGGAATGATGTTGTTGAATAAATCAAATAGTTCAGAATCTTCATTAATAACTTCAATTGTTGATTTTATAGCTCGTCTATCCACATTTGCTGCAGTTGCCAATGCTTTGTCACTTATTTTTAGATTACCACAATATATTTTTCCATCTTCATGAACTGAAAGACCTAATTCAATCATTTTTTCTGCAACACGTATTCTTGCAGGGTATTTTTTAAATTTTTCATGTATGATTTCCCACATTTTTATCCCTTATTACACTTTTTTGTACATTTAAGTTATATTATGTTGAATATACTATTTAAATGATTTGGAAATTATAAAAAATATTTTACATGACTAATTAATTGAATAATATTATTTAAATATTTTGAAAAAATTTGGAATAAATTGTCAGGAAAAAGATAATTTCGAGAAAAATAGTTTAGTAAAGTAGGCTAGATGGGATTCGAACCCATGACCTCCCGGTTATCAGCCGAGCGCGCTAACCAAGCTGTGCCACTAGCCTATGTAACAACAAATATATGTATGGATTTTATACATATATAAATCTTTTGGTTTTTTAGTTTTTTTATATAAAATCAAAAATTTTCAAGTTAATTAATTTTTAACTAACTTGAAATATATAACAATTATCTGTTAATCATTTCATTTATTGAATCTGCCATTGCGTGGCCTTCAACAATAATAACTGCTTTAGATACTCCATCAACTTTCTCAGCTTGAGTTTTAGCATCCGCAGCGATGCGAGCAACACTCATACAACCAGGGTTGGTTGGTTTAATAATAATTTTAGCTTCGTCACCATCTACACTTATATCTTGTACAATTCCCATTTCAACAATACTAACTCCCATGTGTGGGTCATTAATAACAGAAACAGCATCTCTTATTGAATTAACTAGTTCTTCTGACATTTAATAGTCACCTCTTTATTATTGTATAATATAACAAATAATATATTTAATGTTGATGTTTGATTATATATAATGTTATTGTTTTTGAAAGATTATTTCACACGATGTTTTATTTTAACACCTATGCCGTTTGAGCATAATTCCATTTCACGGCCTGTTAAAATAGCCTTTCCAACACCTACAACTTTGTCATCGTTTACAACAACAACTTGATCATTAGGAACAATATTGTGACTTGCTTTATTAATTCCTGGAGCAAAAACGGTATTTGTTTCTAAATCAAAATCAATATTGACAATATTAATGCCCAAATCTTTTAAGATTTCTCCACCAGCTAGATTTAAACGATAAAGTCCCGTATCCATATTTAACATGGCAATTTGAGTGCCGTCAACAGTTATCTTTTTGTGATATCTTCCTTTTGCTTTAACATTATCTGGTATAAAATCGCAGGCTTTTGGACCAAATTGGTATTTTGCAATGGAGCGGAGTTCATTTAAAACCTTGTCTCTTCTATTTATTTTTTCATGCTTTTTAAGTTCCATTCTTAAATTGTAAATGGAATCTGGTGAAGTAGGTTTTCCATCCAGACAGGTTAATGTGAAGTCATCTAAAAACGCTTCGCATGATTCCAAATATCCTCCATGGAGGTGTGCAACGACATTTTTGCCTTCACAATATTTTTTAATTAACTGGCCGCTTTCTTGGATTTCATCCTGAGACCATGAACCTGTAGTACTCACGTCATATGATTGGATGGGGAATGTATTTTCAAGTTCTCTTGGACAAATTCCAAATGGTGAAGTTACAATAAGCTCTTGAAAAGACCGAGTAACTTTTCTAAATGCTTGATGGGATTTGGAATTTGAGTATGGTTTTTTCATACTGCACGGGAGCAAAACAACGCTATCTCCCACAGGTTCCATCCATTCCATTCTTTGTCTCCATCTTACGGCTTCTGGCCTATATAAAGATTCTTCACTTGAACATATTACTTTCATTTTATTCATCCTTAAATGCTTGTATTAACTCTTCATCAAGTTTTATTAATCGTTTAATATTATCTTCAGGATTATCCATTCGGGATTTCCATTTTTTTATTACAAAATCAATGTCAACTTCTTCAGTTCCACTAATTAAATTATCTGCATGAGCGACAATTTTTTCCTCTAATGTTTCTGGAACATATGATTTTTCAAAAAGATTCAACTCTTCAGCTTCTTTTTTGGTGATGCCCGCTCCAATATGTCTTTCGATAATATTTAAAACATCATCACCGTATCCGTATCCTCGAGCAATTTCAACACCTTCGACTGCATGGGTAATGCCGTGAGTTCTGGATCTGCCTATATCATGCAATAATGCACCTTTCTGCATGATGTCCAAATCAGCTTCAGGGAAATTTTTAGCTATTTCACATGCTTTTTTACAAACTGCTATTGAGTGATCTATAACATTTTGTGGTGTTTTTTCTTTTTTAAGAATCTCAATTTCTATCATGTCTATTCATTTACTGCTTCTTCAAATTTTTTGAAATTCTTTTTATCAATAGTAATCCTTCTTTTCAATAGGGATTTTTCTTTTTTTGCATCATAAGGTTCTAATTCATAATCACATACTGGGCAATAGAACTCGAATTCTGAAGATTCCGTATAATCACCTTTAAAGTGTTCTGGTTCCATACAGCAAACAAAGTATAAATTGTTTTCCAAATTATCTAATGCTGATTGTCTTTCATTTAATCTGTGTTCATAAAATTTAGTTATTTCTTCAACATATTCTTCTTTTTCAAATCTCCAAGTATATGTGAACCATTGTGTTTCAGGGTCTTTGTTTCTTTTGTAATTGGCTATTGATGCATCATGTAACTTGTAAAGTAATTTTCTAACAGTATTTAATTTTATCTCTGTTTTTTCATGTATTGCTTCATCTGTATCAATACCGTCAATTAATGCTTGGATGATGGCTTTAATATTTTTTAAATCGTCAGCGCCTACAATTTGTTCTAAAAAATCGTTAACTATTGGATTATTTATCATTTAATTACCCCTAAAACTATAATAATATATTAATTTTGTTTCTTCTATTATAAAAAGTTAGTTGATTTTTCGTATGATTACTGCGGGGGTATGTGTAATACTGTCAAGAGCTTCAATAGTAACTCCAGTTTCAGAAGTTCCTAAAACTTTTTTCACACTATGTATTGTTTTCATTTCAGTTGACAATGACTTTTGATAATCTTCAGCAATGTTAGCTATTTTAAGGGCTTTTTCAACACTTATTTCTTCACTGCAGCCTAATGGGGTTGATCCCATATTTTCACTTAGCTGGCCTTTGAAATATCCGAAAAATCCCTTGTCTGCTTCAATTCCATCTATGGCTATTGGAAGACCGGTAAAATATTTTCCATTTTTCATGTATGTGGCATCTGTATCTATAATCATGACACATACTTCCTTACCTATTTCTGATTTGATGTCATGAGCTACTTTTTCAGGGTTTTCCGGAAGCAGTGACACACATGTTCCTGGAGCATTACTCAAATCAATTCCTGCTTCTGAAGCAGGTTTGAGTGCATGTTTTAATCCATATAATTGAAGAACAACTTCTTTATGGGCTTTAGTTTCTTCAGGTAATCTTCTTAAATTTTTAATAGTTCTTTTTTTAATTCCCAATAACGGTCCAAGAATATATCCCCAGATATACTTGCTCCAGACGGTAGTTAGGAACTTGGCCGTAAGGGATGGTGTGTATTGCGCTTCATCTATTAGTCTGCCTTGTGAAACTGAAATTGGAGTTTCTGCAATTACTAAATAATCTCCGTCTTCCATTAATTCACGGGCAGGAATAATTATTGAATTCAAGTCTTCATTAGGTTTTATGTATCCGGTTTCTATTGGGATTACAATATAGTTCCCATTTATCACATGTTTTATATTTTCATCAATCATATTAAAATCCTTAAATAATATATGATATTATATAATATTTAAAGGTGAGATAATGAAAATTACATACTTTGAAAAACAGGGTGAAGATTATACTGATGAGTTAGTGGCAGCTGTAAAGGAAAGACTGGACCAAACTGATGACATTGATAATATTGTCATTGCCTCTTCAACAGGCAAATCTGCGTTAAAATTATATGATGCGATAGATGGTGATGCAGAAATTATTAATGTCACTCACCATTCCGGGTTTAAGGAGGAAAATGCCTTAGATATCAGTGAAGACATGTTGGATGAATTGGGTGAAAAAGGTATTGTGACTTTTGTTGGATGCCATGCATTCAGCGGAGCTAATCGTGGAGTAACTAATAAATATGGAGGATATGCTCCTTTGGATATAGTTTCAGACACACTACGTATGTTTTCTCATGGTGTAAAAGTGGCATGTGAAATATCAATAATGGCTGCGGATGCTGGTTTAATTCCAGTAGGTGAAGAAATTATCGCAATCGGTGGTAGGGGTTCTGGTGTGGATACTGCAGTTATTTTAACTCCTGTTAATGCTAAAGATTTGTTTAATTTGAAAATTCATGAAATTATAGCTATGCCAAGGGATTAATATAATTAATTGCTAATTTTAATGAAAATCCTTAATATTT containing:
- a CDS encoding NAD(P)/FAD-dependent oxidoreductase — translated: MKNIVIGSGPAGRLGSYELGKLGEDVTLIEKNHIAGTCLNEGCMVICALSDISKFIDSNKRFNEYGFIKSQVDVSYEKIVSKIKETQDLLRKLNQMENESVGNNVIYGEASIDENTVNVNGESLEYDNLLIATGARPHIPDVKGSEYGLTNKDILKLDDIPEKLNIVGGGIIACEIANIFSTLGSEVNVIVRSEFLKEIDEDAKDYILKHIMKDVNVLEHTDISECSKNKVILTNGDELEGVPFFATGRVPNSEIAEGFVDINPDKTIKVNDFMETSRDNVYAAGDVTGGWQLTPVARMEGICAARNMANYKNKISYNSVPQSISLNTEVSFVENEKIGDVETETIALPAIAGPGAFWKILTGDTGYAKIEFDKENNRIKKINSISPSSVSDVAYLSYLMRIDSPLDEYSNFLEIHPSTDTNYKIIKNLWL
- a CDS encoding HypC/HybG/HupF family hydrogenase formation chaperone produces the protein MCIAAPAQIVKIDREANVLYADFGGARQAAKMDLLPDVEIGEYVLIHAGYAIEKLSEEAAKESLEAWEELLEILEEEDKEMEKARIEAGLNQ
- a CDS encoding ACT domain-containing protein — protein: MWEIIHEKFKKYPARIRVAEKMIELGLSVHEDGKIYCGNLKISDKALATAANVDRRAIKSTIEVINEDSELFDLFNNIIPAGTLLKNIAKIVDLGVIEIEVGSDNEGVLAAATNLITNNGINIRQAYAEDSELQKYPILTVITNEPINGELINEFLKIKGVNRVSIY
- a CDS encoding iron-sulfur cluster assembly protein is translated as MSEELVNSIRDAVSVINDPHMGVSIVEMGIVQDISVDGDEAKIIIKPTNPGCMSVARIAADAKTQAEKVDGVSKAVIIVEGHAMADSINEMINR
- a CDS encoding DUF5591 domain-containing protein; its protein translation is MKVICSSEESLYRPEAVRWRQRMEWMEPVGDSVVLLPCSMKKPYSNSKSHQAFRKVTRSFQELIVTSPFGICPRELENTFPIQSYDVSTTGSWSQDEIQESGQLIKKYCEGKNVVAHLHGGYLESCEAFLDDFTLTCLDGKPTSPDSIYNLRMELKKHEKINRRDKVLNELRSIAKYQFGPKACDFIPDNVKAKGRYHKKITVDGTQIAMLNMDTGLYRLNLAGGEILKDLGINIVNIDFDLETNTVFAPGINKASHNIVPNDQVVVVNDDKVVGVGKAILTGREMELCSNGIGVKIKHRVK
- a CDS encoding TIGR00295 family protein, with the protein product MEIEILKKEKTPQNVIDHSIAVCKKACEIAKNFPEADLDIMQKGALLHDIGRSRTHGITHAVEGVEIARGYGYGDDVLNIIERHIGAGITKKEAEELNLFEKSYVPETLEEKIVAHADNLISGTEEVDIDFVIKKWKSRMDNPEDNIKRLIKLDEELIQAFKDE
- a CDS encoding coenzyme F420-0:L-glutamate ligase — its product is MIDENIKHVINGNYIVIPIETGYIKPNEDLNSIIIPARELMEDGDYLVIAETPISVSQGRLIDEAQYTPSLTAKFLTTVWSKYIWGYILGPLLGIKKRTIKNLRRLPEETKAHKEVVLQLYGLKHALKPASEAGIDLSNAPGTCVSLLPENPEKVAHDIKSEIGKEVCVMIIDTDATYMKNGKYFTGLPIAIDGIEADKGFFGYFKGQLSENMGSTPLGCSEEISVEKALKIANIAEDYQKSLSTEMKTIHSVKKVLGTSETGVTIEALDSITHTPAVIIRKIN
- a CDS encoding pyruvate kinase alpha/beta domain-containing protein, translated to MKITYFEKQGEDYTDELVAAVKERLDQTDDIDNIVIASSTGKSALKLYDAIDGDAEIINVTHHSGFKEENALDISEDMLDELGEKGIVTFVGCHAFSGANRGVTNKYGGYAPLDIVSDTLRMFSHGVKVACEISIMAADAGLIPVGEEIIAIGGRGSGVDTAVILTPVNAKDLFNLKIHEIIAMPRD